A part of Caretta caretta isolate rCarCar2 chromosome 1, rCarCar1.hap1, whole genome shotgun sequence genomic DNA contains:
- the LOC142069390 gene encoding uncharacterized protein LOC142069390: MDRMGGTGSDHCMGRGICAIRTPFQFRNAKTFVKISQGMKDRGHNRDPKQCRVKLKELRQTYQKTREANGHSGSEPQTCHFYDELHAILGGSATTTPAMLFDSFNGDGGNTEAGFGDEEDDDDDEVVDSSQQASGETGFPDSQELFLTLDLEPVPPEPTQGCLLDPAGGEGTSAACVSMITGSSPSQRLVKIRKEKKTHS, from the exons atggaccgaatgggaggtacgggatctgatcactgtatggggagaggaatctgtgctatcagaactccgttccagtttcgaaatgccaaaacctttgtcaaaatctcccagggcatgaaggacagaggccataacagggatccgaaacagtgccgcgtgaaacttaaggagctgaggcaaacctaccagaaaaccagagaggcgaatggccactctgggtcagagccccaaacatgccacttctatgatgagctgcatgccattttagggggttcagccaccactaccccagccatgttgtttgactccttcaatggagatggaggcaacacagaagcaggttttggggacgaagaagatgatgatgatgatgaggttgtagatagctcacagcaagcaagcggagaaaccggttttcctgacagccaggaactgtttctcaccttggacctggagccagtaccccccgaacccacccaaggctgcctcctggacccggcaggcggagaagggacctccg ctgcatgtgtttcaatgatcacaggatcttctccttcccagaggctagtgaagattagaaaggaaaaaaaaacacactcgtga